One segment of Bacteroides caecimuris DNA contains the following:
- a CDS encoding NlpC/P60 family protein, with protein sequence MKKNILLFYCFLVIAAVGLKAQEIRPMPADSAYGVVHISVCNLREEGKFTSGMSTQALLGMPVKVLQYTGWYEIQTPDDYTGWVHRMVITPMSKERYDEWNRAEKIVVTSHYGLAYEKPDESSQPVSDVVAGNRLKWEGSKGRFYKVSYPDGRKAYISKSISQPETKWRASLKQDVESIIATAYSMMGVPYLWAGTSSKGVDCSGLVRTVLFMHDIIIPRDASQQAYVGEHIEIAPDFANVQRGDLVFFGRKATPERKEGISHVGIYLGNKQFIHALGDVHISSMNSVDKNYDEFNTKRLLFAVRFLPYINKEKGMNTTDNNPYYK encoded by the coding sequence ATGAAGAAGAATATCCTCCTTTTCTATTGTTTTCTGGTGATTGCGGCAGTCGGCTTGAAAGCACAGGAAATACGTCCCATGCCTGCCGATTCTGCTTATGGGGTAGTGCATATCTCTGTTTGTAATTTGCGCGAAGAAGGCAAATTTACTTCCGGCATGAGTACACAGGCATTATTGGGGATGCCGGTCAAAGTGCTTCAATATACCGGTTGGTACGAGATACAAACACCGGATGATTATACCGGATGGGTACACCGGATGGTGATTACCCCCATGTCGAAGGAACGTTATGATGAGTGGAACCGGGCGGAAAAGATAGTGGTTACTTCGCACTACGGATTGGCGTATGAAAAACCGGATGAAAGTTCTCAACCTGTGTCCGACGTGGTTGCAGGCAATCGTCTGAAGTGGGAGGGAAGCAAAGGGCGTTTCTACAAAGTATCTTATCCCGACGGTCGGAAAGCGTACATCTCTAAATCTATTTCTCAACCAGAAACAAAATGGAGGGCTTCATTGAAACAAGATGTTGAAAGTATCATTGCGACTGCTTATTCGATGATGGGAGTTCCTTATCTGTGGGCAGGAACCTCTTCCAAAGGAGTAGATTGTAGCGGCTTGGTACGTACCGTGCTTTTTATGCATGATATTATTATTCCGAGAGATGCGTCTCAACAGGCTTATGTGGGGGAACATATTGAGATTGCTCCTGATTTTGCCAATGTACAACGGGGGGATTTAGTGTTTTTCGGTCGTAAAGCGACTCCGGAGCGTAAAGAAGGAATCTCTCACGTTGGTATTTATCTTGGTAATAAGCAGTTTATCCACGCTTTGGGCGATGTGCACATCAGTAGTATGAACTCTGTGGATAAGAACTATGACGAGTTCAACACGA
- a CDS encoding YihY/virulence factor BrkB family protein encodes MKKKITDIWKFLTYDIWRITEDEVTQTKFSLYNIIKTIYLCINRFTKDRMTNKASALTYSTLLAIVPILAILFAVARGFGFDNLMEHQFRNGFGGNIETTETILSFVNSYLSQTKGGIFIGVGLVMLLWTVINLVSNIEITFNRIWEVKKARSMYRKITDYFSMFLLMPILIVVSGGLSLFMSTILKQMDDFVLLAPIMKFMIRLIPFVLTWLMFTGLYIFMPNTKVKFKHALIAGILAGSAYQAFQFLYINSQLWVSKYNAIYGSFAALPLFLLWLQISWTICLFGAELTYAGQNIRSFSFDQDTRNISRRYRDFISILIMSLIAKRFKKNEPPYTAAKISEEHQIPIRLTNQVLYQLQEIELIHEVVTDEKSEEIGYQPSMDINQLNVAILLDRLDTYGSENFKIDKDEEFNDEWKVLTESREEYYKKASKVLLKDL; translated from the coding sequence ATGAAGAAGAAAATCACCGATATATGGAAGTTTCTTACGTATGACATCTGGCGCATTACGGAAGATGAAGTGACCCAGACCAAGTTCTCACTCTACAATATTATAAAAACCATCTACCTTTGTATCAACCGGTTTACCAAAGACCGGATGACTAATAAAGCTTCCGCACTGACATATAGCACATTGCTCGCCATTGTACCGATACTTGCCATCCTATTTGCCGTGGCACGCGGTTTTGGATTCGACAACCTGATGGAGCATCAGTTCCGCAATGGGTTCGGAGGAAACATAGAAACCACAGAGACCATTCTCTCCTTCGTCAACTCCTATCTTTCACAAACCAAAGGAGGTATTTTCATTGGAGTTGGTTTGGTCATGTTGTTATGGACGGTTATCAATCTGGTCAGCAATATTGAAATCACCTTCAACCGTATTTGGGAAGTGAAAAAAGCGCGGTCCATGTATCGCAAGATTACGGATTACTTCTCAATGTTCCTGTTGATGCCGATTCTAATCGTAGTGTCCGGAGGGCTTTCCCTGTTTATGAGTACCATTCTCAAACAGATGGATGATTTCGTCCTGCTTGCTCCTATTATGAAATTCATGATACGGCTTATCCCTTTCGTCCTGACATGGCTGATGTTCACAGGGCTGTATATCTTCATGCCGAATACGAAAGTAAAATTCAAACACGCGCTCATTGCAGGTATTCTGGCAGGGTCTGCTTATCAGGCTTTTCAGTTCCTGTATATCAACAGCCAGTTGTGGGTGTCAAAGTACAACGCCATTTACGGTAGTTTTGCCGCACTTCCTTTATTTCTGCTTTGGCTGCAAATATCCTGGACAATCTGTTTGTTCGGAGCCGAATTGACGTATGCCGGGCAGAACATCCGCAGTTTTAGTTTTGACCAGGACACCCGGAATATCAGCAGACGATACCGGGACTTTATATCCATCCTGATTATGTCACTCATAGCCAAGCGGTTCAAGAAGAACGAGCCACCTTATACAGCTGCAAAAATCTCGGAAGAACATCAGATCCCCATCCGGCTGACCAACCAAGTGCTTTATCAGTTGCAGGAAATAGAATTGATTCACGAGGTAGTCACCGATGAAAAAAGCGAAGAAATCGGCTATCAGCCATCAATGGATATCAATCAATTGAATGTAGCCATCTTATTGGATCGTTTGGATACATACGGATCCGAGAATTTCAAAATTGATAAAGACGAAGAATTCAACGACGAATGGAAAGTGCTGACCGAATCCAGAGAAGAATACTATAAAAAAGCAAGTAAAGTATTACTGAAAGATTTATAA
- the tnpC gene encoding IS66 family transposase, with amino-acid sequence MIDERAYELLCCQLGLANEEKAGLRKQVNELIARLKAIEDSNKKNSKALVDTINDLKDSLEKQSTTVENYRKEMELMRKQLEAKDEVNRMLANEISNLRLQLEDSRKHRFGRTSEQRELLNNRNLDKSALHKSEYDGSDRKDDDNDKADGNETGSSTISGSTPAQDSQLSRRKETAPRAVKTKLKVDKVVVHEVDEYYTLPEGGRFMNRNGMPDVWEYRVIEHVRAHNVEHVYKVARVKLADGTFANTMEHPLKDLGGIFSPELLARLLCLKYDFSMPENRQIRLLAREGIHISNTTLNSYIHNGIAKLKGFIGEVFKGFVQQAEYLMVDETTELVGVETKEGKAYRRKYLWAFFAKHMKMVYYHYNNGSRSSDAAKSFLEHFMGTLSTDGYTVYRMFDGEDSKVLHIGCRTHCRRLWVDALPSDRTAMEIIDSIGDMFMNEDLFRTMKLSGEQIKGKRRKLTGPILESIHHKVVMMMQDAKVMANELMRKAVNYTLNQWKSLRNILKDGAAEISNNLCEQRMKPVKLLLKNCMNIGSEDAAENSAFIFSLIESCKLNGIDPQDYLKHLFECILHGKDCDKKTLLPCFYKPEC; translated from the coding sequence ATGATTGATGAAAGGGCATACGAGTTACTTTGCTGCCAGTTGGGTCTGGCGAATGAGGAAAAGGCAGGGCTTCGCAAACAGGTAAACGAACTGATTGCGAGGCTTAAGGCCATTGAAGATTCCAATAAAAAGAACTCCAAGGCTCTGGTTGATACAATCAATGACCTCAAAGATTCCCTCGAAAAGCAATCAACTACGGTTGAAAATTATAGGAAAGAAATGGAGCTTATGAGAAAGCAGCTTGAAGCAAAAGACGAGGTGAACAGGATGCTGGCAAACGAGATTTCCAATCTCAGGCTTCAGCTTGAGGACAGCAGGAAACACCGTTTCGGCCGTACATCCGAGCAAAGAGAATTGCTGAACAACCGTAACCTTGACAAGTCTGCACTGCATAAGTCCGAATATGACGGTTCTGACAGAAAGGATGATGACAACGATAAGGCTGACGGTAACGAAACCGGCAGCAGTACCATTTCTGGTAGCACACCTGCACAGGACAGCCAACTTTCAAGAAGAAAGGAAACTGCACCACGTGCCGTGAAAACCAAATTGAAAGTTGACAAAGTGGTAGTACATGAAGTGGACGAGTATTACACGCTTCCCGAAGGAGGACGGTTCATGAACCGCAACGGTATGCCTGATGTGTGGGAATACAGGGTCATAGAACATGTAAGGGCTCATAACGTGGAGCATGTCTACAAGGTGGCAAGGGTGAAGCTTGCGGACGGCACTTTCGCGAACACGATGGAACATCCGCTGAAAGACCTTGGAGGCATCTTCTCTCCTGAACTGCTTGCCCGTTTGCTCTGTCTGAAATACGACTTCAGCATGCCGGAGAACAGGCAGATAAGACTGCTTGCCAGAGAGGGCATCCACATAAGCAATACCACACTGAACAGCTATATCCATAACGGAATCGCCAAACTCAAGGGTTTTATCGGAGAGGTATTCAAGGGGTTTGTACAGCAGGCTGAATATCTTATGGTTGATGAGACGACCGAACTTGTAGGCGTCGAAACAAAGGAAGGCAAGGCTTACAGGAGAAAGTACTTATGGGCATTCTTTGCAAAGCATATGAAGATGGTCTATTACCACTATAACAACGGCAGCAGGTCATCCGATGCGGCGAAGTCGTTTCTGGAACATTTTATGGGGACCCTTTCCACTGACGGATATACGGTTTACAGAATGTTTGATGGAGAAGACTCAAAGGTGCTTCATATAGGATGCCGGACGCACTGCAGAAGGTTGTGGGTTGACGCCTTGCCTTCGGACAGGACAGCGATGGAGATAATAGACTCCATCGGCGATATGTTCATGAATGAAGATCTGTTCCGCACCATGAAGCTCAGCGGTGAGCAGATAAAGGGGAAAAGACGGAAGCTTACAGGACCGATCCTTGAAAGTATCCATCATAAGGTGGTCATGATGATGCAGGATGCGAAGGTTATGGCTAACGAACTGATGAGAAAGGCTGTCAATTATACGTTAAACCAGTGGAAGTCCCTGAGAAATATCCTCAAGGACGGTGCAGCGGAAATATCGAACAACCTCTGTGAACAAAGGATGAAACCGGTAAAGCTGTTGCTCAAGAACTGTATGAACATAGGCAGTGAGGATGCGGCAGAAAACTCGGCATTCATCTTCTCCCTGATAGAAAGCTGTAAGCTTAATGGCATAGACCCTCAGGATTACCTGAAGCACCTGTTCGAATGTATTCTTCATGGTAAGGACTGCGACAAGAAGACTCTTCTACCATGTTTTTATAAACCGGAATGTTAA
- the tnpB gene encoding IS66 family insertion sequence element accessory protein TnpB (TnpB, as the term is used for proteins encoded by IS66 family insertion elements, is considered an accessory protein, since TnpC, encoded by a neighboring gene, is a DDE family transposase.): protein MLGLSANLNYYLFNGNVDLRKGIFRLCESIREEMSLDPSDASNVYMFMSRNRKVVKILHYERGFYVLYEKRPVMGKFKKPVFDEVSRCYRIQWSDMAYLTESIVVDRMYVSPKDE from the coding sequence ATGCTTGGACTGAGTGCTAACCTGAACTATTACCTGTTCAACGGTAATGTTGATCTGCGGAAAGGTATTTTCCGATTATGTGAGAGTATAAGGGAAGAGATGTCACTTGACCCGAGCGATGCCTCCAACGTCTATATGTTCATGTCCAGGAACCGTAAGGTTGTGAAGATACTTCATTATGAACGCGGTTTTTATGTGCTTTACGAGAAACGTCCTGTTATGGGGAAATTCAAGAAACCTGTGTTTGATGAAGTTTCCAGATGCTACCGGATCCAGTGGTCTGATATGGCATACCTGACGGAAAGCATCGTAGTCGACAGGATGTATGTAAGCCCTAAAGATGAATAA
- a CDS encoding nitroreductase family protein produces the protein MDFLQLVQARQSDRSYDKERSVESEKLERILEAARLAPSACNAQPWRFVVITDKELAQKAGKAAAGLGMNKFAKDAPVHILVVEESANITSLLGGKVKGKHFPLIDIGITAAHIALAAEAEGLGSCILGWFDEKGMKQLAGIPASKRLLLDIVIGYPAKEKRKKMRKPKEKVISYNRY, from the coding sequence ATGGATTTTCTTCAATTGGTGCAGGCTCGTCAAAGCGACCGTTCGTATGACAAAGAGCGTTCGGTGGAGTCGGAAAAGTTGGAACGGATACTTGAAGCTGCTCGTTTGGCGCCTTCGGCCTGTAATGCGCAGCCTTGGAGGTTTGTAGTCATCACGGATAAGGAACTGGCTCAAAAAGCGGGGAAGGCTGCTGCTGGTTTGGGGATGAATAAGTTTGCTAAAGATGCTCCTGTGCATATTCTGGTGGTAGAAGAATCTGCTAATATCACCTCTCTGCTTGGTGGAAAGGTGAAAGGCAAGCATTTTCCATTGATCGACATTGGAATAACTGCTGCTCATATTGCTTTGGCGGCTGAAGCTGAAGGGTTGGGCTCTTGTATTCTGGGTTGGTTTGATGAGAAAGGAATGAAACAGCTTGCCGGTATTCCTGCCTCGAAACGTTTATTGCTGGATATTGTCATTGGCTATCCGGCAAAAGAAAAACGTAAGAAGATGAGGAAACCGAAAGAAAAGGTGATTTCATACAATCGTTATTGA
- a CDS encoding riboflavin synthase, with protein sequence MFSGIVEEYATLVALVKDQENIHFTFKCSFVNELKIDQSIAHNGVCLTVVTLTDDTYTVTAMKETLERSNLGLLKVGDKVNVERSMMMNGRLDGHIVQGHVDQTATCIDMKDAEGSWYFTFQYAFDKEMAKRGYITVDKGSVTVNGVSLTVCNPTDDTFQVAIIPYTYEHTNFHTFEIGSVVNIEFDIIGKYISQMIQYK encoded by the coding sequence ATGTTTTCTGGAATCGTAGAAGAATATGCTACTTTGGTAGCACTGGTGAAAGACCAGGAGAATATACACTTTACATTTAAGTGTTCGTTTGTGAATGAGTTGAAAATTGACCAAAGTATTGCTCACAATGGTGTGTGTCTGACAGTGGTAACTCTGACAGATGATACGTATACGGTGACTGCCATGAAAGAAACATTGGAACGTTCTAATCTCGGTCTGCTGAAAGTGGGGGATAAGGTGAATGTTGAACGTAGCATGATGATGAATGGCCGGTTGGACGGACATATCGTTCAGGGGCATGTAGACCAGACCGCAACTTGTATTGATATGAAGGATGCGGAAGGTAGTTGGTATTTTACCTTCCAATATGCGTTTGATAAGGAAATGGCGAAACGTGGATATATCACGGTGGATAAAGGTTCGGTGACTGTGAACGGTGTTAGTCTGACGGTATGTAATCCGACCGATGATACTTTCCAGGTAGCTATCATTCCTTATACGTATGAGCATACAAACTTCCATACGTTTGAGATTGGCAGTGTGGTAAATATTGAATTCGATATTATCGGTAAGTATATCAGCCAGATGATTCAGTATAAATAG
- a CDS encoding glutamine--tRNA ligase/YqeY domain fusion protein: protein MTDIKNEEAGEKKSLNFIEQAVEKDLKEGKNGGKVQTRFPPEPNGYLHIGHAKAICLDFGIAEKHGGVCNLRFDDTNPTKEDVEYVEAIKEDIQWLGYQWGNEYYASDYFQQLWDFAIRLIQEGKAYIDEQSSELIAQQKGTPTQPGAESPYRNRPIEESLELFKKMNSGEIEEGAMVLRAKIDMANPNMHFRDPIIYRVVKHPHHRTGTTWKAYPMYDFAHGQSDFFEGVTHSLCTLEFVVHRPLYDLFIDWLKEGKDLNDNRPRQTEFNKLNLSYTLMSKRNLLTLVKEGLVNGWDDPRMPTICGFRRRGYSPESIHKFIDKIGYTTYDALNDIALLESSVRDDLNSRATRVSAVINPVKLIITNYPEGQVEELEAINNPEDPEAGSHLIEFSRELWMERDDFMEDAPKKYFRMTPGQEVRLKNAYIVKCTGCKKDENGVITEVYCEYDANTRSGMPDANRKVKGTLHWVSCNHCLQAEVRLYDRLWKVENPRDELAAIREAKNCEALEAMKEIINPDSLKVLPNCYIEKFAATLPTLSYLQFQRIGYFNIDKESTPEKLIFNRTVGLKDTWGKINK, encoded by the coding sequence ATGACAGATATTAAAAACGAAGAAGCAGGCGAAAAGAAAAGCTTGAACTTTATTGAACAGGCAGTAGAGAAAGACTTGAAAGAAGGTAAAAATGGTGGAAAAGTGCAGACACGCTTCCCGCCCGAACCTAACGGCTACCTTCACATCGGCCATGCCAAAGCTATTTGCCTTGATTTCGGCATCGCAGAAAAACACGGCGGTGTATGTAACCTTCGTTTCGACGACACAAACCCGACCAAAGAAGATGTGGAATATGTAGAAGCTATCAAAGAAGACATTCAATGGTTGGGATACCAGTGGGGAAACGAATACTACGCTTCCGACTACTTCCAACAATTATGGGACTTCGCTATCCGCCTGATTCAGGAGGGAAAAGCATATATTGACGAACAAAGCTCCGAGCTGATCGCACAGCAAAAAGGTACTCCTACCCAACCGGGTGCGGAAAGCCCTTACCGCAACCGTCCTATCGAAGAAAGCCTAGAACTTTTTAAGAAAATGAATAGCGGTGAGATTGAAGAAGGTGCTATGGTGCTCCGTGCCAAGATTGACATGGCCAACCCAAACATGCACTTCCGCGATCCGATTATTTATCGTGTAGTGAAACACCCGCACCACCGTACAGGTACTACCTGGAAGGCTTATCCGATGTATGACTTCGCTCACGGACAGAGTGACTTCTTCGAAGGAGTAACTCACTCGCTGTGTACACTCGAATTTGTGGTACACCGTCCTCTTTACGACCTCTTCATCGACTGGCTGAAAGAAGGAAAAGACCTGAACGACAACCGTCCTCGTCAGACTGAATTCAACAAACTGAACCTAAGCTACACCCTGATGAGCAAACGTAACCTGCTCACACTGGTGAAAGAAGGATTGGTAAACGGATGGGACGACCCTCGTATGCCGACTATCTGCGGTTTCCGCCGCCGTGGTTATTCACCGGAGTCTATTCATAAATTTATTGATAAAATCGGATATACCACATACGATGCCCTGAACGACATCGCCCTATTGGAAAGCTCCGTTCGGGACGACCTGAATAGCCGTGCCACCCGTGTATCGGCAGTAATCAACCCGGTTAAACTGATCATCACCAACTATCCGGAAGGACAGGTTGAAGAACTGGAAGCGATCAACAATCCGGAAGATCCGGAAGCAGGAAGCCACCTGATCGAATTCAGCCGTGAACTGTGGATGGAACGCGATGACTTCATGGAAGACGCTCCCAAGAAATACTTCCGCATGACACCGGGACAGGAAGTACGCCTCAAAAATGCCTATATCGTAAAATGCACCGGTTGCAAGAAAGACGAAAACGGCGTAATAACAGAGGTATATTGCGAATATGACGCTAATACCCGTAGCGGTATGCCGGACGCAAACCGTAAGGTGAAAGGCACGCTCCATTGGGTAAGCTGCAATCACTGCCTGCAAGCAGAAGTACGTTTGTACGACCGCCTGTGGAAAGTGGAAAACCCACGCGACGAACTGGCTGCCATCCGCGAAGCAAAAAATTGCGAAGCATTGGAAGCCATGAAAGAGATCATCAATCCGGACTCACTGAAAGTTCTGCCCAACTGCTACATAGAGAAGTTCGCAGCTACCCTGCCCACACTCTCCTACCTGCAGTTCCAACGAATCGGTTACTTTAATATCGACAAAGAATCAACCCCGGAAAAACTGATTTTCAACCGCACAGTAGGATTGAAAGATACATGGGGGAAGATTAATAAATAA
- a CDS encoding tetratricopeptide repeat protein, with product MGRKNSPSAKKQLVTLITNYEEAKAENRQLYLDADQLADIADWYASERKFEEAQEAITYGLKIHPGNTALLTEQAYLYLDTQKLQKAKKVADSITEDFDPEVKLLKAELLLNEGKLEETQWLLSTIADADELGTIIDVVFLYLDMGYPDAAKEWLDRGKSRYAENEEYMALTADYLASTHQIESAIIYYNKLIDKSPFNSSYWMGLAKCYFIQEQIDKAIEACDFALAANDQCGEAYAYKAHCFFYLNNSNDAIENYQKAIDLKSIPPEIGYMFMGISYGNKEEWQKANGYYDKVIARFEEDGDKQSVLLIDTYTSKAFALSHLERYEEAHQLCEKAKEINPNEGLIYLTEGKLYLTEELEDEAARSFVQAVKINPNVEMWYMIASAYSENEYLTEAKRCFEKVYQMNPKHEDVTEKLSVLSLMHGEIDNFFKYNKECNHPLEEDMILDLLNSPEHREEDEKMLKEVWERMKKENKEKNKSNK from the coding sequence ATGGGTAGAAAGAACTCACCATCAGCTAAAAAGCAACTAGTCACACTTATCACAAACTACGAAGAAGCAAAAGCAGAAAACCGACAACTTTATCTGGATGCTGACCAACTGGCCGACATCGCCGACTGGTATGCCTCCGAACGGAAATTTGAAGAAGCACAAGAAGCGATCACCTACGGACTTAAAATACATCCGGGAAATACAGCTTTGCTCACCGAACAAGCCTATCTTTACCTAGACACCCAAAAACTGCAAAAAGCAAAGAAAGTAGCAGATTCCATCACCGAAGATTTTGACCCGGAAGTGAAACTGCTGAAAGCCGAACTATTGCTGAATGAAGGAAAACTGGAAGAAACCCAATGGCTATTAAGTACGATAGCGGATGCCGACGAACTGGGAACAATCATTGATGTCGTATTTCTCTATCTGGACATGGGATATCCGGACGCAGCCAAAGAGTGGCTCGACCGAGGAAAATCGCGTTATGCCGAAAATGAAGAATATATGGCCCTCACAGCCGATTATCTGGCATCGACCCACCAAATAGAATCGGCCATCATCTATTACAACAAACTCATCGACAAATCCCCTTTCAACTCTTCCTACTGGATGGGACTGGCGAAATGCTATTTTATACAGGAACAAATAGACAAAGCCATCGAAGCCTGTGATTTTGCGTTGGCAGCCAACGATCAATGTGGAGAAGCCTACGCTTACAAAGCGCATTGTTTTTTCTATCTGAACAATTCGAATGATGCCATCGAGAATTATCAAAAAGCGATCGATCTTAAATCCATTCCCCCTGAAATAGGTTATATGTTCATGGGAATATCCTACGGCAATAAGGAAGAATGGCAGAAAGCCAATGGCTATTACGACAAAGTGATTGCACGTTTTGAAGAAGACGGAGACAAACAGTCTGTCCTATTAATAGACACATATACCAGCAAAGCCTTCGCCCTGTCTCATCTGGAAAGATATGAAGAAGCACATCAGCTCTGCGAAAAAGCCAAAGAGATAAACCCGAATGAAGGATTGATTTATCTGACAGAGGGAAAACTATACCTGACAGAGGAACTGGAAGACGAAGCCGCCCGGTCTTTCGTACAAGCAGTAAAGATTAACCCCAACGTAGAAATGTGGTATATGATCGCCTCTGCTTATTCGGAAAATGAATATCTGACGGAAGCCAAAAGATGCTTTGAAAAAGTATATCAGATGAACCCGAAACACGAAGATGTGACAGAGAAACTGAGCGTGCTTAGCCTCATGCACGGTGAAATCGACAACTTTTTTAAATACAACAAAGAATGTAATCATCCATTGGAAGAAGATATGATTCTAGATCTGTTAAATAGTCCCGAGCATAGGGAGGAAGACGAAAAAATGCTCAAAGAAGTGTGGGAACGCATGAAAAAAGAGAATAAGGAAAAAAATAAATCAAATAAATAA
- a CDS encoding DedA family protein yields MESVAELLKWVLENLNYWVVTIFMAIESSFIPFPSEAVVPPAAWKAMADDSMNIFLVVLFATIGADIGALVNYYLARWLGRPIVYKFANSRLGHMCLIDEEKVHHAEEYFRKHGAASTFFGRLIPAVRQLISIPAGLAGMKLGPFLLYTTLGAAIWNSILALLGYLIYRFTDLKTTNDVYVKATTYSHEIGYVIVAVVVLVIGFLAYKGLMKKK; encoded by the coding sequence ATGGAATCAGTAGCAGAACTTCTTAAATGGGTATTAGAAAATTTGAACTATTGGGTAGTCACCATTTTTATGGCTATCGAAAGTTCTTTTATTCCCTTCCCCTCGGAAGCCGTAGTGCCACCTGCCGCATGGAAAGCTATGGCAGACGACAGTATGAATATCTTTCTCGTGGTTCTATTTGCCACCATAGGAGCAGATATCGGTGCATTAGTAAATTATTATCTGGCGCGTTGGCTGGGTCGTCCTATTGTCTATAAATTCGCTAACAGCCGTTTAGGACACATGTGCCTTATTGACGAAGAAAAGGTACACCATGCAGAAGAATATTTCAGAAAGCACGGTGCAGCCTCCACTTTCTTTGGCCGTCTCATTCCGGCTGTACGCCAACTTATCAGTATTCCCGCAGGATTAGCCGGCATGAAATTAGGTCCTTTCCTGCTTTACACCACTCTCGGCGCTGCGATATGGAACAGCATATTAGCTCTACTCGGATACCTGATCTACCGGTTTACAGACCTCAAAACCACTAATGACGTTTATGTAAAAGCAACCACATACAGCCACGAAATCGGCTATGTCATTGTAGCAGTAGTGGTATTAGTCATCGGATTCCTGGCTTATAAGGGACTGATGAAGAAAAAATAA
- the tpx gene encoding thiol peroxidase, whose product MATTNFKGQPVKLIGEFIQVGKVAPDFELVKTDLSSFSLKDLNGKNVILNIFPSLDTSVCATSVRKFNKMAAGLKDTVVLAVSKDLPFAHGRFCTTEGIENVIPLSDFRFSDFDESYGVRMADGPLAGLLARVVVVIGKDGKIAYTELVPEITQEPNYDKALAAI is encoded by the coding sequence ATGGCAACAACAAATTTCAAAGGACAACCGGTGAAACTAATCGGTGAATTTATACAAGTAGGTAAGGTAGCTCCTGATTTCGAGCTGGTAAAAACAGATTTATCTTCTTTCTCTCTGAAAGATTTGAATGGTAAAAATGTGATTTTAAATATTTTTCCCAGTCTGGATACCAGCGTATGTGCAACCTCTGTACGTAAGTTTAATAAGATGGCTGCCGGACTGAAAGATACGGTAGTATTGGCTGTCTCTAAGGACCTTCCTTTTGCGCACGGTCGTTTCTGTACAACGGAAGGTATTGAAAATGTAATTCCACTGTCTGATTTCCGCTTCTCTGATTTCGATGAAAGTTACGGAGTACGTATGGCGGACGGTCCGTTGGCAGGACTTTTGGCCCGTGTAGTAGTTGTGATTGGCAAGGATGGCAAGATTGCTTATACGGAACTTGTTCCTGAAATCACCCAGGAACCTAACTATGACAAAGCTTTGGCAGCGATATAA
- a CDS encoding DUF4494 domain-containing protein has product MAMHTWFECKIRYEKVMENGMQKKVTEPYLVDALSFTEAEARIIEEMTPFISGEFTVSDIKRANYSELFPSDEESADRWFKCKLIFITLDEKSGAEKKTSTQVLVQAADLRDAVKKLDEGMKGTMADYQIGMVSETPLMDVYPYSAEPNDKPEFDPSKA; this is encoded by the coding sequence ATGGCAATGCATACATGGTTTGAGTGCAAGATCCGTTACGAGAAAGTAATGGAAAACGGAATGCAGAAGAAAGTAACAGAACCTTATCTTGTTGACGCACTCAGTTTTACAGAAGCAGAAGCACGGATTATCGAAGAAATGACTCCGTTTATTTCCGGAGAATTTACCGTTTCGGACATCAAACGTGCCAACTATAGCGAATTATTCCCCAGTGACGAAGAAAGTGCCGACCGCTGGTTCAAATGCAAACTTATTTTTATCACGCTCGATGAAAAAAGCGGTGCGGAAAAAAAGACTTCCACTCAAGTATTGGTACAAGCTGCCGACTTGCGTGATGCAGTGAAAAAGCTGGATGAGGGCATGAAAGGAACCATGGCAGATTATCAGATCGGTATGGTATCCGAAACTCCGCTCATGGATGTATATCCTTACAGCGCCGAACCGAATGACAAACCAGAATTTGATCCGTCAAAAGCATAA